In a single window of the Raphanus sativus cultivar WK10039 chromosome 9, ASM80110v3, whole genome shotgun sequence genome:
- the LOC108831751 gene encoding KDEL-tailed cysteine endopeptidase CEP2-like encodes MIKHLLTFLFLLFLLQSVCGFEYEEKELESEESLLKLYNRWRSHHHLSLNVTNQGLNRYKVFKRNAKYIQKINKMKLSYSLKLNQFAHLTPSEFVDMHSCISETKTMITNATDYQLTDVKPPESVDWRKQGAVTEVKNQGRCGSCWAFSTAAAVEGINFLRTKSLVSLSAQELLDCSSDLNTCVRGNRPLAFDYIKKKGITTETHYPYKAIKGLCDPLKKNGPRVTIDSYTVVPANNELALQIAVARQPVSIGIDSSSPQFIFYSKGIVTGKCGTVLSHAMAAIGYGIDKDGTKYWLVKNSYGPEWGEDGYVRIERDILEKEGRCGITKLAIYPNRTPVR; translated from the exons atgattaaacACCTCTTGACATTTCTCTTTTTGCTCTTTCTTCTCCAGAGCGTATGTGGGTTTGAATATGAAGAAAAAGAGCTTGAGAGCGAAGAAAGTTTGCTTAAGCTCTATAATCGGTGGAGAAGCCACCATCATCTATCTTTGAACGTAACTAATCAAGGTCTGAACAGATACAAGGTGTTCAAACGCAATGCAAAGTACATCCagaagataaacaaaatgaaGTTATCCTACTCTCTGAAGCTCAACCAATTTGCCCATTTAACACCGTCGGAGTTCGTTGATATGCATTCATGTATATCTGAAACGAAGACGATGATCACCAACGCCACCGACTATCAACTTACTGATGTGAAGCCCCCTGAGTCGGTGGACTGGAGAAAACAAGGAGCGGTCACGGAAGTCAAAAATCAAGGCCGATGCG GAAGTTGCTGGGCTTTTTCTACGGCTGCAGCTGTGGAAGGAATAAACTTCCTAAGGACAAAAAGCTTGGTGTCTCTGTCTGCACAAGAGCTGTTAGATTGTAGCTCTGACCTTAATACTTGTGTGCGAGGTAACAGGCCTCTAGCATTcgattatattaaaaagaaaggaATCACAACCGAGACACATTATCCATATAAGGCGATTAAGGGGTTATGCGATCCTTTGAAAAAAAATGGGCCGAGGGTAACAATAGATTCGTACACCGTTGTACCTGCAAACAATGAATTAGCCCTTCAAATAGCTGTGGCAAGGCAGCCGGTTTCAATTGGAATTGATTCTAGTAGTCCACAATTTATATTCTACTCAAAG GGTATAGTAACCGGAAAATGCGGAACCGTTCTCAGTCACGCCATGGCAGCGATCGGGTATGGGATTGACAAGGATGGGACGAAATACTGGCTGGTCAAAAATTCATATGGACCGGAGTGGGGAGAGGATGGTTATGTCCGCATTGAGAGAGATATTCTGGAAAAGGAAGGGCGCTGTGGCATTACCAAGCTAGCTATATACCCGAACAGAACCCCCGTCCGCTAA